TTTTGCGCTAAAGGCGGCAAGGCTTGGCACTGTCTCTATAGTTACCAAGCGGGAAAAGAGGGAATCTGCTACATTCTATGCCCAGGGAGGCATAGCGTCTGTCCTGAGCGCAGAGGATAGTTTTGAGGCACATATAAAAGATACCCTGGAGGCAGGCGCCGGCCTGTGCCGTCCGGGTATTGTTGAAATGGTGGTAAGGGACGGCCCCGACAGGATACGGGAGTTGATGGAGCTTGGCGCAAGGTTTACTAAAAGGATAATAAACAATATTGAAGAGCTGGACCTTGGCAAAGAAGGGGGGCATTCAAAAAGGCGGATTGTTCATGCCCAGGATATGACAGGCAGGGAAATAGAAGATGCGCTATTAAAGGCCGTTGACGCAGAGAAAAATATTGTTGTCTATGAAAACCACATAGCAGTAGACCTTATAACCCATTCTAAGTTTGCAGGAAAGATAGATGCGGATGTTTGCGTGGGGGCGTATGTTCTGGATAAAAAAACAGGAGCGGTTCGCACATTTCTAACAAAGGGCACAATCCTTTCTACAGGCGGGGCAGGAAAGGTTTATCTGTTTACCACCAACCCGGATATTGCCACAGGAGATGGCATTGCAATGGCATACAGGGCTGGCGCAACAATTGCAAATATGGAATTTATTCAGTTTCACCCTACCTGTCTTTATCATTCCAGGGCCAAAAGTTTTCTAATCTCTGAGGCAGTTCGAGGCGAAGGCGGAATCTTACGGCTAAAAGACGGAGCGCCATTTATGGCAAATTATCATCCCATGAAAGATCTGGCTCCGAGGGATAATGTTGCGCGGGCCATTGACTTTGAGCTTAAAAAA
The Deltaproteobacteria bacterium genome window above contains:
- the nadB gene encoding L-aspartate oxidase — translated: MEIKSDFLVIGSGVAGLSFALKAARLGTVSIVTKREKRESATFYAQGGIASVLSAEDSFEAHIKDTLEAGAGLCRPGIVEMVVRDGPDRIRELMELGARFTKRIINNIEELDLGKEGGHSKRRIVHAQDMTGREIEDALLKAVDAEKNIVVYENHIAVDLITHSKFAGKIDADVCVGAYVLDKKTGAVRTFLTKGTILSTGGAGKVYLFTTNPDIATGDGIAMAYRAGATIANMEFIQFHPTCLYHSRAKSFLISEAVRGEGGILRLKDGAPFMANYHPMKDLAPRDNVARAIDFELKKRGDDCVYLDITHKDPAFIKSRFPNIYEKCLSFGFDMTKEPIPVVPAAHYICGGVLTNDCGETSIKGLFTIGEAACTGLHGANRLASNSLLESLVFANRAYIKAKELIDRDISIPEIPVWQTGGAVDSDEAVIILQNWDEIRRAMWNYVGIVRSNKRLERAYRRIENLKSEINEYYWKFTVTSDILELRNIAAVAELIIKCAVMRKESRGLHYNIDYPETDDKNWKRDTII